A part of Saimiri boliviensis isolate mSaiBol1 chromosome 11, mSaiBol1.pri, whole genome shotgun sequence genomic DNA contains:
- the CFAP276 gene encoding cilia- and flagella-associated protein 276 isoform X2, whose translation MERSPSISRRPEEAPKLPYKNPTHLAQQQEPWSRLNSTATITSMRRDAYYFDPEIPKDDLDFRLAALYNHHTEAFKNKSEILLHQTTTQDVRRTNIQFPGEFLTPPTPPITFLANIRHWINPKKESIHSIQGSIVSPHTAATNGGYSRKKDGGFFST comes from the exons ATGGAGAGATCACCCTCCATAAGTCGTCGCCCGGAAGAGGCCCCA AAATTGCCATACAAGAACCCAACTCACCTTGCTCAGCAGCAGGAACCCTGGAGTCGGCTTAATTCAACCGCCACAATTACTTCCATGAGGCGGGATGCCTACTATTTTGATCCGGAG ATACCGAAGGATGATCTGGACTTCCGCTTAGCAGCCTTGTACAACCACCACACCGAGGCATTCAAGAACAAAAGTGAGATACTGTTACACCAGACGACCACGCAGGACGTCCGTAG AACCAACATCCAATTCCCTGGAGAATTTTTAACCCCTCCCACTCCACCCATCACTTTCCTGGCTAACATCAGACACTGGATCAATCCTAAAAAGGAGTCCATCCACAGCATCCAGGGATCCATAG tgTCCCCTCACACTGCAGCCACCAATGGAGGTTACTCCCGAAAGAAAGATGGTGGCTTCTTCTCCACCTAG
- the CFAP276 gene encoding cilia- and flagella-associated protein 276 isoform X1 — MPPTRDPLQQPTLDNDDSYLGEPRASKKLPYKNPTHLAQQQEPWSRLNSTATITSMRRDAYYFDPEIPKDDLDFRLAALYNHHTEAFKNKSEILLHQTTTQDVRRTNIQFPGEFLTPPTPPITFLANIRHWINPKKESIHSIQGSIVSPHTAATNGGYSRKKDGGFFST, encoded by the exons ATGCCTCCCACCCGGGACCCTTTGCAGCAGCCTACATTAGATAACGATGATTCCTACTTAGGAGAACCGCGGGCTTCCAAG AAATTGCCATACAAGAACCCAACTCACCTTGCTCAGCAGCAGGAACCCTGGAGTCGGCTTAATTCAACCGCCACAATTACTTCCATGAGGCGGGATGCCTACTATTTTGATCCGGAG ATACCGAAGGATGATCTGGACTTCCGCTTAGCAGCCTTGTACAACCACCACACCGAGGCATTCAAGAACAAAAGTGAGATACTGTTACACCAGACGACCACGCAGGACGTCCGTAG AACCAACATCCAATTCCCTGGAGAATTTTTAACCCCTCCCACTCCACCCATCACTTTCCTGGCTAACATCAGACACTGGATCAATCCTAAAAAGGAGTCCATCCACAGCATCCAGGGATCCATAG tgTCCCCTCACACTGCAGCCACCAATGGAGGTTACTCCCGAAAGAAAGATGGTGGCTTCTTCTCCACCTAG